In one Desulfoferula mesophila genomic region, the following are encoded:
- a CDS encoding 4Fe-4S ferredoxin, which yields MEALVTKIREAAKKLLSDGTVDCVIGYAQGTVPMRDYPYFAYTPEEADNLTWSPFCTNNLANFLIRRPAGEKGKVAIVAQGCVSRSIVGLIKENQIARDQVYILGVPSPGMVDRRKVEALFPMKTITEVTVDGEDLIVKGKGFEERVDQKKVRRDNCYTCVQRNPVIVDELMGEEGPSDWGGNIDAVAAPWEKLEPLERWAAFEDTIKDCIRCYACRDACPLCYCHVCFVDESQPQWCGKGQDEADVATFHLLRAFHCAGRCTDCGACESACPMGIKVRRFTSKIEKDVRELYGYTPGLDLESTPPLSVYRPNDPQEFIK from the coding sequence ATGGAAGCCCTAGTCACCAAGATCCGCGAGGCGGCCAAAAAGCTTTTGAGCGACGGCACGGTCGATTGCGTGATCGGCTACGCGCAGGGCACCGTGCCCATGCGCGACTATCCCTACTTCGCCTACACCCCCGAGGAGGCGGACAACCTCACCTGGTCGCCCTTTTGCACCAACAACCTGGCCAACTTTTTGATCCGCCGTCCCGCGGGCGAAAAGGGCAAGGTGGCCATCGTGGCCCAGGGCTGCGTAAGCCGCAGCATCGTGGGGCTCATCAAGGAGAACCAGATCGCCCGCGATCAGGTTTACATCCTGGGAGTGCCCAGCCCGGGCATGGTGGACCGGCGCAAGGTGGAGGCCCTGTTCCCCATGAAGACCATCACCGAGGTGACGGTGGACGGGGAAGACCTAATCGTCAAGGGCAAGGGTTTCGAGGAGCGGGTGGACCAGAAAAAGGTTCGCCGCGACAACTGCTACACCTGCGTGCAGCGCAACCCGGTGATCGTGGACGAGTTGATGGGCGAGGAAGGCCCCTCCGACTGGGGCGGCAACATCGACGCGGTGGCCGCGCCCTGGGAAAAGCTGGAGCCCCTGGAGCGCTGGGCGGCCTTTGAGGACACCATCAAGGACTGCATCCGTTGCTATGCCTGCCGCGACGCCTGCCCCCTGTGCTACTGCCACGTGTGTTTCGTGGACGAGAGCCAGCCCCAATGGTGCGGCAAGGGCCAGGACGAGGCGGACGTGGCCACCTTCCATCTGCTGCGCGCCTTCCACTGCGCGGGGCGCTGCACCGACTGCGGGGCCTGCGAGAGCGCCTGCCCCATGGGCATCAAGGTGCGCCGCTTCACCAGCAAGATCGAGAAGGACGTGCGCGAGTTGTACGGTTACACCCCGGGCCTGGACTTGGAATCCACCCCGCCCCTGAGCGTGTACCGACCCAACGACCCCCAGGAATTCATCAAGTAG
- a CDS encoding 4Fe-4S dicluster domain-containing protein, which translates to MAEKILAKDKLGGFLEGLTSKYEVYAPQESEGKAQWARLEDTDKALWEFSNTHMSPKEFFFPQSETMMRFKNVQDGEEGMVMHSEPGLGDKRLLLNIRPCDAKAFQVLDLIFVQDEMTNDFYWRDKRENTTLVGLGCSDPCPTCFCTSMNCGPHSTTGLDALLVDLGDKLLVKTLTEKGEALAEGLADASAEEIAAAEAQQKASEEQIESQVGMDQVLSREVMELYEAGHWSRVQESCLNCGTCTYCCPTCHCFDIQDETSGETGRRVRNWDSCMSWLFTMHGTGHNPRGTKLDRVRQRFMHKFKYIPAKRGGEVGCVGCGRCVQLCPVNIDVRRVVNDMNA; encoded by the coding sequence ATGGCTGAGAAGATACTGGCCAAAGACAAGCTGGGCGGGTTCCTGGAAGGGCTGACCTCCAAATACGAGGTGTACGCCCCGCAGGAGTCCGAGGGAAAGGCCCAATGGGCCCGGCTGGAAGATACCGACAAGGCTTTGTGGGAGTTCAGCAACACCCACATGAGCCCCAAGGAGTTTTTCTTCCCCCAAAGCGAAACCATGATGCGCTTTAAAAACGTGCAGGACGGCGAAGAGGGCATGGTGATGCACTCCGAGCCCGGCCTGGGTGACAAGCGCCTGCTGCTCAACATCCGCCCCTGCGACGCCAAGGCCTTCCAGGTCTTGGATCTGATCTTCGTGCAGGACGAGATGACCAACGACTTCTACTGGCGGGACAAGCGGGAGAACACCACCCTGGTGGGTCTGGGTTGCTCCGATCCCTGCCCCACCTGTTTTTGCACCTCCATGAACTGCGGCCCCCACTCCACCACCGGTCTGGACGCCTTGCTGGTGGATTTGGGCGACAAGCTTTTGGTCAAGACGCTCACCGAAAAAGGCGAGGCCCTGGCCGAGGGCCTGGCCGACGCGTCGGCCGAGGAAATCGCCGCGGCCGAGGCCCAGCAAAAGGCCTCCGAGGAGCAGATTGAGTCCCAGGTGGGCATGGACCAGGTGCTCTCGCGCGAGGTGATGGAGCTCTACGAAGCGGGCCATTGGTCGCGGGTGCAGGAAAGCTGCCTGAACTGCGGCACCTGCACCTACTGCTGCCCCACCTGCCACTGCTTCGACATCCAGGACGAAACCAGCGGCGAGACCGGCCGCCGGGTGCGCAACTGGGACTCCTGCATGAGCTGGCTGTTCACCATGCACGGCACCGGCCACAACCCCCGCGGGACCAAGCTGGACCGGGTGCGGCAGCGCTTCATGCACAAGTTCAAATACATCCCCGCCAAGCGGGGTGGTGAGGTCGGCTGCGTGGGCTGCGGGCGTTGCGTGCAGCTTTGTCCGGTGAACATCGATGTGCGCCGCGTGGTCAACGACATGAACGCTTAA
- a CDS encoding CBS and ACT domain-containing protein: MLVKYWMTSDPVTVTPDTSVMKASQLMKENNVRRLPVIDEKGALAGIVSDRDLKEASPSKATTLDVHELYYLLSELKVKDIMSRKVITIRPNDTVEKAAVMMLEHKITGLPVTEDGKVVGILSQGDVFRVLTSITGVYRGGVQFTLNLEDRPGSIKEVADVIRKHGGRMVSILTSYEMCEEGCRNVYIRIADMADDKLKALVDELEGNFTVVQVSNDQLSDI, encoded by the coding sequence ATGCTGGTCAAATATTGGATGACCTCGGACCCCGTAACCGTCACGCCCGATACCTCGGTCATGAAGGCTTCGCAGTTGATGAAGGAAAACAACGTGCGCCGCCTTCCGGTTATCGATGAAAAGGGCGCCTTGGCGGGTATCGTCAGCGACCGGGATCTGAAGGAGGCCAGCCCCAGCAAAGCCACCACCCTGGACGTGCATGAACTGTATTATCTGCTCAGCGAGCTCAAGGTCAAAGACATCATGAGCCGCAAGGTGATCACCATCAGGCCCAACGACACCGTGGAAAAAGCCGCGGTAATGATGTTGGAGCACAAGATCACCGGCCTGCCGGTCACCGAGGACGGCAAGGTAGTGGGTATCCTCAGCCAGGGCGACGTGTTCCGGGTCTTGACCAGCATCACCGGCGTTTATCGCGGCGGAGTGCAGTTCACCCTGAACCTGGAAGACCGTCCCGGTTCCATCAAGGAAGTGGCCGACGTAATCCGCAAGCATGGCGGCCGCATGGTCTCCATCCTGACCTCCTACGAAATGTGCGAGGAGGGCTGCCGCAACGTGTACATCCGCATCGCGGACATGGCCGATGACAAGCTCAAGGCCCTGGTGGATGAGCTGGAAGGCAACTTCACCGTGGTCCAGGTCAGCAACGACCAGCTCAGCGACATCTAA
- a CDS encoding FAD/NAD(P)-binding protein yields the protein MRNTYVPYPVRIKKAEVATEDKMLKSFWLEFLNEADAEAFDYMPGQFAELSVSGYGEIPIGIASSPTEGNDLLFTVNKVGHVSNRLHNMKEGDIMGVRGPLGNSYPLKDMEGKNVVIVAGGFAVTTLRSTMNWLLHPDHRSKYGDITFIYGARTPGLLLYEDEWRSWRDSGQANVNITIDREAEGWDGLVGFVPTVTEQVAPKPDNAVALICGPPVMIRFTQPVFDKLGWQPEQIVMSLENRMKCGIGICGRCNVGPEYVCKDGPVFTKAQLDKLPKEY from the coding sequence ATGCGAAATACCTACGTACCCTATCCGGTGCGCATCAAAAAGGCCGAGGTGGCCACCGAGGACAAGATGCTCAAGTCCTTCTGGCTTGAGTTTCTAAACGAGGCGGATGCAGAGGCCTTTGACTACATGCCCGGCCAGTTCGCCGAACTGAGCGTATCGGGTTACGGCGAGATACCCATCGGCATCGCCTCCAGCCCCACCGAGGGCAACGATCTGCTCTTCACGGTGAACAAGGTGGGCCACGTTTCCAATCGCCTGCACAACATGAAAGAGGGCGATATCATGGGGGTCAGGGGCCCCCTGGGCAACAGCTATCCCCTCAAGGACATGGAGGGCAAGAACGTGGTCATCGTGGCCGGCGGCTTCGCGGTGACCACCCTGCGCTCCACCATGAACTGGCTGTTGCACCCGGACCACCGCTCCAAGTACGGCGACATCACCTTCATCTACGGCGCGCGCACCCCCGGCCTGCTGCTCTACGAAGACGAGTGGCGCAGCTGGCGCGACAGCGGCCAGGCCAACGTGAACATCACCATCGACCGCGAGGCCGAGGGTTGGGACGGCCTGGTGGGCTTCGTGCCCACGGTTACCGAGCAGGTGGCCCCCAAGCCCGACAACGCGGTGGCCCTGATCTGCGGACCGCCGGTGATGATCCGCTTCACCCAGCCGGTGTTCGACAAACTGGGCTGGCAGCCCGAGCAGATCGTCATGAGCCTGGAGAACCGCATGAAGTGCGGCATCGGCATCTGCGGTCGTTGCAACGTGGGCCCGGAATACGTCTGCAAGGACGGCCCGGTGTTCACCAAGGCTCAGCTGGATAAGCTGCCGAAAGAATACTAG
- a CDS encoding (Fe-S)-binding protein: protein MSQEPIKLGKRESKLRVDPKWADVCLTCGTCAGGCPVTGVDGMDPRKAVRMAALGLDEELINSRFPWVCTLCGRCERACPMGVEILAMMRTARGLRERDKVPGPIHKGTMMSMERGNNLGIPHDDWLFLLADMSKEMEDEGFPGFYVPVDKVGARVISTVNSKEPFGEPDDMKFWWKIYYAAHESWTVSSENWEGVTWGLFGGDDESMKEQARRVLENARNVKAEVLLLPEUGHAYFGTRLSFKKWFPEAFEEFKVMNVFELMMEYIKEGRLKIDREKFAGKLATVHDPCNYGRKSEKTFGKAYYDEIRWITDQICDTWVDTYPTRENNYCCGAGGGAWAMPYTNERLYYGRKKAQQIQETGAEIVVAPCHNCRDQIMKALTKEYDLEIETFYLWELLAESIIVEPWSEEEVEKAHAEAEAQWEALGVELEDEDDWAPPE from the coding sequence ATGAGCCAAGAGCCGATCAAGCTGGGTAAGCGCGAATCGAAACTTCGCGTGGACCCCAAATGGGCCGATGTGTGCCTCACTTGCGGCACCTGCGCCGGAGGCTGCCCAGTCACCGGCGTGGACGGCATGGACCCCCGCAAGGCGGTGCGCATGGCCGCCTTGGGGCTGGACGAGGAACTGATCAACTCCCGCTTCCCCTGGGTGTGCACCCTTTGCGGCCGCTGCGAGCGCGCCTGCCCCATGGGAGTGGAGATCCTGGCCATGATGCGCACCGCCCGCGGCCTGCGCGAGCGGGACAAGGTGCCGGGCCCCATCCACAAGGGCACCATGATGTCCATGGAGCGGGGCAACAACCTGGGTATTCCGCATGACGACTGGCTGTTCCTCTTGGCCGACATGTCCAAGGAAATGGAAGACGAGGGATTCCCCGGCTTCTACGTTCCCGTGGACAAGGTGGGGGCCCGGGTGATCTCCACGGTCAACTCCAAGGAGCCCTTCGGCGAGCCGGACGACATGAAGTTCTGGTGGAAGATATACTACGCCGCCCATGAAAGCTGGACCGTATCCAGCGAGAACTGGGAAGGCGTGACCTGGGGCCTGTTCGGCGGGGACGACGAGTCCATGAAGGAACAGGCCCGGCGGGTGCTGGAAAACGCCCGCAACGTGAAGGCCGAGGTCCTTCTCTTACCCGAGTGAGGCCACGCATATTTTGGAACTAGGCTTAGTTTCAAGAAGTGGTTCCCCGAGGCATTCGAAGAGTTCAAGGTCATGAACGTCTTTGAGTTGATGATGGAATACATCAAGGAGGGCCGGTTAAAGATCGACCGCGAGAAGTTCGCGGGCAAGCTGGCCACGGTGCACGATCCCTGCAACTACGGCCGCAAGAGCGAAAAGACCTTCGGCAAGGCCTACTACGACGAGATCCGCTGGATCACCGATCAGATCTGCGACACCTGGGTGGACACCTATCCCACCCGGGAAAACAACTACTGCTGCGGCGCCGGCGGCGGCGCCTGGGCCATGCCCTACACCAACGAGCGGCTTTACTACGGCCGCAAAAAGGCCCAGCAGATCCAGGAAACCGGCGCGGAAATCGTGGTGGCCCCTTGCCATAACTGCCGCGATCAGATAATGAAAGCCCTGACCAAGGAATACGACCTGGAGATAGAGACCTTCTACCTCTGGGAACTGTTGGCCGAATCCATCATCGTCGAGCCCTGGAGCGAGGAAGAGGTGGAGAAGGCCCACGCCGAGGCGGAGGCGCAGTGGGAGGCGTTGGGCGTCGAGTTGGAAGACGAAGACGACTGGGCTCCCCCCGAATAG
- a CDS encoding hydrogenase iron-sulfur subunit — protein MSDNEQFQPRIAAFLCNWCSYGAADLAGVSRLQYPPNIHVIRIPCTGRMSPKFILQAFRQGVDGVWVSGUHPGDCHYIAGNMFARRRFAVLKNLLEYVGIESGRLHFSWISSAEATKFQDTVIKVTEAVKELGPATRMVKDIRKVA, from the coding sequence ATGAGTGATAACGAACAGTTCCAACCGCGCATAGCGGCGTTTCTGTGCAACTGGTGCTCGTATGGCGCGGCCGATTTGGCGGGCGTCAGCCGGTTGCAGTATCCCCCCAACATCCATGTGATCCGCATTCCCTGCACCGGCCGGATGAGCCCCAAGTTCATCCTGCAGGCTTTCAGGCAGGGAGTGGACGGGGTCTGGGTCTCCGGCTGACACCCGGGCGACTGCCACTATATAGCTGGCAACATGTTCGCCCGACGGCGGTTCGCCGTACTAAAAAACCTCCTGGAGTACGTAGGCATCGAATCCGGCCGGTTGCACTTCAGTTGGATATCCTCGGCCGAGGCCACCAAGTTCCAGGATACGGTCATCAAGGTAACCGAAGCGGTTAAGGAGCTCGGCCCGGCCACGCGCATGGTCAAAGACATCCGGAAGGTGGCCTGA
- a CDS encoding MBL fold metallo-hydrolase, with product MQLAQGLYFYPWTQTTVNNCNSVLISGGPLTLVDPGHSQLYGHVENGLAGDGFRDIPELVVMTHCHPDHLEAAAQLQRAGAKLAMHPEEIAYMNGEGRALASALGMNFPDLTFDVLLEEGELTLGEHTLQVIHTPGHSPGHVCLYWPEHKALIAGDLVFAQGVGRVDFPGGSGELLKESIKKVAALDLELVLPGHGPIVKGQEQVAKNFALIEQFYFPML from the coding sequence ATGCAACTAGCCCAAGGACTGTACTTTTACCCCTGGACCCAGACCACGGTCAACAACTGCAACAGCGTGCTCATCTCCGGCGGGCCGCTTACCCTCGTCGATCCCGGCCACAGCCAGCTCTACGGCCACGTGGAAAACGGCCTGGCCGGCGACGGCTTCCGCGATATCCCGGAGCTGGTGGTGATGACCCACTGCCACCCCGACCACCTGGAGGCGGCGGCCCAGCTGCAGCGGGCCGGGGCCAAGCTGGCCATGCACCCCGAGGAGATCGCCTATATGAACGGCGAGGGGCGGGCCCTGGCCAGCGCCTTGGGCATGAACTTTCCCGACCTGACCTTTGACGTCCTGTTGGAGGAAGGCGAGCTTACCCTGGGCGAGCATACCCTCCAGGTGATCCACACCCCCGGCCACAGCCCCGGCCACGTGTGCCTGTATTGGCCCGAGCACAAGGCGCTCATCGCCGGGGACCTGGTCTTCGCCCAGGGCGTGGGCCGGGTGGACTTTCCCGGCGGCAGCGGCGAGCTGCTCAAGGAGTCCATCAAAAAAGTGGCCGCCCTGGACCTGGAACTGGTGCTGCCCGGCCACGGGCCCATCGTCAAGGGACAGGAGCAGGTGGCCAAGAACTTCGCCCTGATCGAGCAGTTCTACTTCCCCATGCTCTAG
- a CDS encoding ATP-dependent DNA helicase, giving the protein MTEQAKSPDDASWAELMLGGGSPLAQFIEGFAPRPGQIDMAAEVSKALRQQVPLVVEAGTGTGKTLAYLAPAAASGLKVVVSTGTRTLQDQVQGKELPLLREALAPDLTWAVLKGRTNYLCRRRYLGLAAQPDLSLPGLNSALSLLEPWLEHTPGGDLDEVRGQGLGPALAAEVSTNSEQCLGGRCPLRQDCFLMEARRRAAEAQIVVVNHHLFLADLVLRAGGHGEALPRYQAVVFDEAHILPEVATQAFGVSLSQQRLSLLLRDLLREIVGNAQVAQAAAQVDTAGKGFFGKLRRTLGPGGRATLSPEELARLAPAGGELQEALDALAHSLPGDDEVSEALAQRTQALALDLEAAAQPVAGHSVAWAEARGGASLHLSPVEVGPHLQEALYAHQGRLVFTSATLAATDDLEPFCRRLGLPPETRKKIVASPFDPASQALLYVPKGMPDPGDGKFPGAVAQQVVRLLEHSRGRAFVLFTSHRNLEAVSQLLEGQLPYPVLVQGQAPRLELLARFVEDSPSVLLATASFWQGVDVPGPALSAVIVDKLPFAPPDDPLVAARCRRLEEEGQSGFAHLLVPEAILSLKQGLGRLLRTPTDRGLLAVLDGRLITKGYGRRFLKALAPVPLTHDLAEVAAFFALESEPQD; this is encoded by the coding sequence GTGACGGAGCAAGCAAAATCGCCCGACGACGCCTCCTGGGCCGAGCTTATGCTGGGCGGGGGTAGTCCCCTGGCGCAATTCATCGAAGGTTTCGCCCCCCGGCCGGGCCAAATCGACATGGCCGCAGAGGTGTCCAAGGCCCTGCGCCAGCAGGTTCCCTTGGTGGTGGAGGCGGGAACCGGCACCGGCAAGACCCTGGCCTACCTGGCCCCGGCGGCGGCCAGCGGGCTCAAGGTGGTGGTCTCCACCGGCACCCGCACCTTGCAGGACCAGGTGCAGGGCAAGGAGTTGCCCCTGTTGCGCGAGGCCCTGGCCCCGGATTTGACCTGGGCGGTGCTCAAGGGCCGCACCAATTACCTCTGCCGCCGCCGTTACCTGGGCCTGGCCGCCCAGCCCGACCTGTCCCTGCCGGGGCTCAACAGCGCCCTTTCGCTGCTGGAGCCATGGCTGGAGCACACCCCCGGCGGCGACCTGGACGAGGTGCGCGGCCAGGGGCTGGGCCCCGCCCTGGCCGCCGAGGTAAGCACCAACAGCGAGCAGTGCCTGGGGGGGCGCTGTCCCCTGCGGCAAGACTGCTTTCTCATGGAAGCCCGCCGCCGGGCCGCCGAGGCCCAGATAGTGGTGGTCAACCACCACCTGTTCCTGGCCGACCTGGTGCTTCGGGCCGGGGGCCACGGCGAGGCCCTGCCCCGCTACCAGGCCGTGGTCTTCGACGAGGCCCACATCCTGCCCGAGGTGGCCACCCAGGCCTTCGGGGTGAGCCTCAGCCAGCAGCGCCTGTCGCTGCTCTTGCGCGATTTGCTGCGCGAGATTGTCGGCAACGCCCAGGTGGCCCAGGCCGCCGCGCAGGTGGATACGGCGGGCAAGGGCTTTTTCGGCAAGCTGCGCCGCACCCTGGGGCCCGGGGGGCGGGCCACGCTGAGCCCCGAAGAGCTGGCCCGCCTGGCTCCGGCGGGAGGCGAGCTGCAAGAGGCCCTGGACGCCCTGGCCCACAGCCTGCCGGGCGACGACGAGGTCTCCGAGGCCCTGGCCCAGCGGACCCAGGCCCTGGCCCTGGACCTGGAGGCGGCGGCCCAGCCGGTGGCCGGGCACAGCGTGGCCTGGGCCGAGGCCCGGGGCGGGGCCAGCCTGCACCTATCGCCGGTGGAGGTGGGGCCCCATCTGCAGGAGGCCCTCTACGCCCACCAGGGCCGCCTGGTGTTCACCAGCGCCACCCTGGCCGCCACCGACGACCTGGAGCCCTTTTGCCGCCGCCTGGGCCTGCCTCCCGAGACCCGCAAGAAGATCGTGGCCTCGCCCTTTGATCCCGCCTCCCAGGCCCTGCTCTACGTGCCCAAAGGCATGCCCGATCCGGGCGACGGCAAGTTCCCCGGCGCGGTGGCCCAGCAGGTGGTCCGGCTTTTGGAGCACAGCCGGGGCCGGGCTTTCGTCCTGTTCACCAGCCACCGCAACCTGGAGGCGGTGAGCCAGCTTCTGGAGGGGCAGCTACCCTACCCCGTGCTGGTGCAGGGACAGGCGCCCCGCCTGGAGTTGCTCGCGCGTTTTGTAGAGGATAGCCCCAGCGTGCTGCTGGCCACGGCCAGCTTTTGGCAGGGGGTGGACGTACCCGGCCCGGCGCTCAGCGCGGTGATCGTGGACAAGCTGCCCTTTGCCCCGCCCGACGACCCGTTGGTAGCGGCCCGCTGCCGCCGTTTGGAAGAGGAAGGCCAGAGCGGCTTCGCCCATTTGCTGGTGCCCGAGGCCATCCTGTCCCTCAAGCAGGGGCTGGGCCGCCTGCTGCGCACCCCCACCGACCGGGGACTCTTGGCGGTCTTGGACGGACGGCTGATAACCAAGGGCTATGGACGGCGCTTTCTCAAGGCCCTGGCCCCGGTGCCCCTTACCCACGATCTGGCCGAGGTGGCCGCCTTTTTCGCCCTGGAAAGCGAACCGCAAGATTGA
- a CDS encoding YIP1 family protein, with protein MGVFCPFCGSGVDPAQAQPGELPGTVRCPTCRQEIDLPGAAPPPGPAPLVPHLPGFPGQEPETPSGSYAAWEGEGGFFSRLLRTIGLVLFHPVRFFSAPARPGYAWALSFALILGTLGQACNVLWGHGLGQQYVTLRSAVLGLVFAPLMVLISVFFTTWVLHFSLWILRGAHNGVRATFRVMAYGQATSLLLALPYLGIFLAAVWGMVVAIGGLAAAHGTGRWRVFWALVLPLALLLGLIATITLVMFAVGLGSFFLERMQDFRGTI; from the coding sequence ATGGGAGTCTTTTGCCCCTTTTGCGGCAGCGGCGTGGACCCAGCTCAGGCCCAGCCGGGCGAGTTGCCCGGAACCGTGCGCTGCCCCACCTGCCGCCAAGAGATAGACCTCCCCGGCGCAGCGCCGCCCCCGGGCCCGGCCCCGTTGGTGCCGCACCTGCCGGGGTTTCCCGGCCAAGAACCGGAGACGCCGTCAGGTTCCTATGCGGCCTGGGAAGGCGAGGGCGGCTTTTTCTCCCGCTTGTTGCGCACCATCGGCCTGGTGCTGTTCCACCCGGTGCGCTTTTTCTCCGCCCCGGCCCGTCCCGGTTACGCCTGGGCGCTTAGCTTCGCCCTGATCCTGGGCACCCTGGGCCAGGCCTGCAACGTCCTTTGGGGCCACGGCCTGGGGCAGCAATACGTAACCCTGCGTTCGGCGGTGCTGGGCCTGGTCTTCGCGCCCTTGATGGTGCTGATCTCGGTGTTTTTCACCACCTGGGTGTTGCACTTTTCGCTGTGGATTTTGCGGGGAGCCCATAACGGGGTGCGGGCCACCTTTCGGGTGATGGCCTACGGTCAGGCCACGAGCCTGCTTTTGGCCTTGCCCTATTTGGGCATCTTCCTGGCCGCGGTGTGGGGGATGGTGGTGGCCATCGGCGGCCTGGCCGCCGCCCACGGCACCGGGCGCTGGCGGGTCTTCTGGGCCCTGGTGCTGCCCCTGGCGCTGCTTTTGGGCCTGATAGCGACCATCACCCTGGTCATGTTCGCCGTGGGTTTGGGGAGCTTCTTCCTGGAGCGCATGCAAGATTTCCGAGGCACCATCTAG